A region of Domibacillus sp. DTU_2020_1001157_1_SI_ALB_TIR_016 DNA encodes the following proteins:
- a CDS encoding MgtC/SapB family protein, with protein sequence MDWEMELWMIGKIAFAAFLGFLLGVEREFKRKPVGMKTSIVIAAAACLLTIVSIESSFRYAEAAIRPMDPLRLAAQIISGIGFIGAGVILRRSNEMISGLTTAAIVWASAATGIAVGAEFYLEAVVMVILVIFAVEIIPFLMKLFGPKTLLMKPIYVKIKVEDSVNLTLLLKSIKQTGVNVKNLRLKDLEDDCKNMYLEAEVEKRRYTTDVYESIRSIEGVISAEVQGT encoded by the coding sequence ATGGACTGGGAGATGGAACTATGGATGATTGGAAAAATTGCATTTGCGGCCTTTTTAGGTTTCTTGCTCGGTGTTGAACGGGAATTTAAACGAAAGCCTGTCGGCATGAAAACTTCTATTGTAATCGCTGCGGCAGCCTGCCTGCTTACCATCGTGTCGATTGAATCAAGCTTTCGTTATGCAGAAGCGGCGATCCGGCCGATGGATCCACTGCGCCTTGCAGCTCAGATTATTTCGGGTATCGGCTTTATCGGAGCGGGGGTTATTCTACGCCGGAGCAATGAAATGATTTCAGGCTTAACAACGGCAGCTATTGTTTGGGCATCGGCGGCAACAGGAATCGCGGTCGGCGCAGAATTTTACCTGGAAGCCGTTGTGATGGTCATCCTCGTGATTTTCGCGGTTGAGATTATACCGTTTTTAATGAAGCTGTTTGGTCCAAAAACACTTTTGATGAAACCAATCTACGTGAAAATTAAGGTAGAAGACAGCGTGAATTTAACTCTCTTGCTGAAAAGTATTAAACAAACTGGCGTGAACGTAAAAAATTTGCGGCTTAAAGATCTAGAAGATGACTGCAAAAACATGTATCTGGAAGCCGAAGTAGAAAAGCGGCGGTATACAACGGACGTTTATGAAAGCATCCGGAGCATTGAAGGCGTAATATCTGCTGAAGTACAAGGAACATAA
- a CDS encoding ring-cleaving dioxygenase: MQNTAGIHHITAMVNDAQRTIDFYAGVLGLRLVKKTINFDRPEVYHLYFGNGSGDPGTVITFFPWAKQPKGRIGTGQVGSISFGIPAGSMEFWKNRLQKFGVKIFSSVRFGEKHIAFQDPDGLELELVEREEVSSHNGSFGSISSDKAVQGFSGAMLISVQPHKTAEVLENIMGFECLGQEDGFLRFKSEASVGNTVDIKLTPSVRGLMGAGTVHHIAWRARDEEELLKWRAVLEERNFYPTEIRDRHYFKALYFHEGGGILFEIATDPPGFAVDEPIEKLGQKLMLPSWLESKRQELEKTLPLVEVRVLEGDQK; encoded by the coding sequence ATGCAAAATACAGCGGGCATTCATCATATTACTGCGATGGTGAACGATGCACAAAGAACGATTGATTTTTACGCAGGGGTGCTTGGGCTGCGGCTCGTAAAGAAAACAATCAACTTTGACCGACCAGAAGTATATCATCTGTATTTTGGAAACGGATCAGGAGACCCGGGAACAGTCATTACATTCTTTCCGTGGGCTAAACAGCCGAAAGGCCGTATCGGTACAGGACAGGTGGGCAGTATCAGTTTTGGCATCCCAGCCGGTTCAATGGAATTTTGGAAGAATCGGTTACAGAAGTTTGGTGTAAAAATTTTTTCATCGGTCCGTTTTGGCGAAAAACATATCGCTTTTCAAGATCCAGATGGCCTTGAACTGGAACTGGTGGAAAGGGAAGAAGTATCATCACATAACGGATCCTTTGGTAGTATTTCATCGGATAAGGCGGTTCAAGGATTTAGCGGGGCGATGTTAATTTCTGTGCAGCCCCATAAAACGGCGGAAGTACTTGAAAACATAATGGGCTTCGAATGCCTGGGACAGGAAGATGGCTTTCTGAGGTTTAAATCAGAAGCATCGGTTGGAAACACGGTTGATATTAAGCTGACTCCTTCTGTCCGCGGGCTGATGGGAGCAGGAACGGTTCACCACATTGCCTGGAGAGCAAGAGATGAAGAAGAGCTTCTCAAATGGAGAGCGGTTCTTGAGGAAAGGAACTTCTATCCGACCGAAATTCGTGACCGGCATTACTTTAAAGCCCTTTATTTTCACGAAGGGGGTGGCATTTTGTTTGAAATCGCCACTGACCCGCCAGGCTTTGCGGTGGATGAACCGATCGAGAAGCTGGGGCAGAAGCTGATGCTGCCGTCCTGGCTGGAATCAAAACGACAAGAATTAGAAAAAACCTTGCCTCTTGTAGAGGTTCGCGTTTTGGAAGGAGACCAGAAATGA
- a CDS encoding sugar phosphate isomerase/epimerase, which translates to MKAIPVAVQMFTLRDESEKDFAGTLKKVAELGYDGVEFAGYGGLSAAEVRTLLDELGLKAASSHVPLDELKTNLAQVIEDQKTLGSKFVVCPYLLPDQRSEEDYRALIALLNEAGETCRQEGITLCYHNHDFELDRLSDGRTALEAIFDDTDSKNVKAEFDVYWLTKAGERPIDWLRRYNGRTPLVHLKDMTTDEEQFFAELGTGGVDLDEVLAAGEESNVEWWIVEQDMTRKSPFESIEISINYLKTKLPHLTGN; encoded by the coding sequence ATGAAAGCGATTCCGGTAGCGGTTCAAATGTTTACTTTGCGTGATGAAAGCGAGAAGGATTTTGCCGGCACATTGAAAAAGGTGGCAGAACTTGGCTACGATGGTGTTGAATTTGCAGGATATGGAGGGCTGTCCGCTGCTGAAGTCCGTACATTGCTGGATGAACTGGGGCTAAAAGCCGCTTCAAGCCATGTACCGTTGGACGAATTGAAAACAAATTTGGCACAAGTGATTGAAGATCAAAAAACATTAGGCAGTAAATTTGTGGTTTGCCCATATTTACTGCCAGACCAGCGAAGTGAAGAAGATTACAGGGCGCTTATTGCCTTGCTGAATGAAGCTGGGGAAACATGCCGCCAGGAAGGTATCACGCTTTGCTATCACAATCACGATTTTGAACTGGACCGCTTATCAGATGGCCGGACGGCGCTTGAAGCCATTTTTGATGATACGGACTCAAAAAATGTAAAAGCAGAATTTGATGTGTATTGGCTGACTAAAGCTGGGGAACGGCCGATTGACTGGCTTCGTCGTTATAACGGAAGAACACCTCTCGTTCATTTAAAAGATATGACAACAGATGAGGAGCAGTTTTTTGCGGAGCTGGGCACAGGCGGTGTGGATCTTGATGAGGTCCTGGCAGCAGGTGAAGAATCCAATGTGGAGTGGTGGATAGTAGAACAAGATATGACTCGTAAGTCTCCGTTTGAAAGTATTGAAATCAGCATTAACTATTTAAAAACGAAACTGCCGCATCTTACAGGCAACTAA
- a CDS encoding Gfo/Idh/MocA family oxidoreductase, with protein MAVNVGVIGCGNISGIYLENSRRFPQFNIIACADLDKAKAEEAARKYGVESVYSVEEMIASPDIDMILNLTVPHAHATVALEAIEQKKHVYSEKPLAVSLEDGKRIMEAARLNNVTVGSAPDTFLGGSIQLAGQLMKDGVIGKPVGATAFMMSRGPESWHPNPEFFYHAGGGPMFDMGPYYLTALVSLMGPVNRITGSARITFPERTITSEAKYGEKITVQVPTHVTGILDFINGATATITTSFDVSAARTPFIEIYGEEGTISLPDPNHFNQPVLVKRHDEKEWKEIKPEGDAFDNLRGIGLADMAEAIETGRQPRANGEMALHVLEIMHGIHLSSEQGRHYIMESSCNCPPLIKQPNAAV; from the coding sequence ATGGCAGTAAATGTTGGCGTCATCGGCTGTGGAAATATTAGTGGCATTTATTTGGAAAATAGCCGCCGCTTTCCGCAGTTTAATATTATTGCTTGTGCGGATTTAGACAAGGCAAAAGCCGAAGAAGCAGCTCGTAAATATGGTGTTGAATCTGTATACAGTGTCGAGGAAATGATCGCTTCACCGGACATTGATATGATTTTGAACTTAACGGTTCCACACGCTCACGCAACAGTAGCACTCGAAGCTATTGAACAAAAGAAGCATGTATACTCAGAAAAGCCTCTTGCTGTTTCATTGGAAGATGGAAAGAGGATTATGGAAGCTGCACGTTTAAACAATGTCACAGTCGGTTCCGCACCGGACACTTTTTTAGGCGGCAGCATTCAGCTTGCCGGCCAATTAATGAAAGATGGAGTTATTGGAAAACCAGTTGGTGCAACCGCATTCATGATGTCACGGGGGCCTGAATCATGGCATCCGAATCCCGAATTTTTTTACCACGCAGGCGGCGGGCCGATGTTTGATATGGGTCCGTATTATCTTACGGCACTTGTCAGCCTGATGGGTCCGGTAAACCGCATTACTGGATCCGCTCGAATTACGTTCCCAGAGCGTACCATTACAAGTGAAGCAAAATACGGAGAAAAAATTACCGTTCAGGTTCCAACTCATGTTACCGGAATTTTAGATTTTATAAATGGGGCCACGGCAACGATTACAACGAGCTTTGATGTATCTGCAGCACGCACGCCATTCATTGAAATTTACGGCGAAGAGGGCACGATTAGCCTCCCGGATCCTAATCATTTCAACCAGCCTGTTTTAGTGAAAAGACACGATGAAAAAGAATGGAAAGAAATCAAACCAGAAGGAGATGCTTTCGATAACCTGCGTGGAATCGGACTTGCAGATATGGCAGAAGCGATTGAAACAGGCAGACAACCACGCGCAAATGGAGAGATGGCACTGCACGTTCTTGAAATTATGCATGGCATTCATCTGTCATCCGAACAGGGAAGGCATTACATAATGGAAAGCAGCTGCAATTGTCCGCCGTTAATAAAACAACCAAATGCAGCAGTATAA
- a CDS encoding nitroreductase family protein produces the protein MTEFTQLVEERRSASNFLADTPITKNELNDIFSLVKLGPSAFNLQHTKYITVMEPELKEKIRTAAYGQYKVSSASAVVIVLGDKGAFKQASQIYEGLKMLGIVNKQEYDQMVEDTVSFYESRGREFQRDEAIRNASLSAMLFMLAAKEKGWDTCPMIGFDPKAVRELLNIHDEDEPVLMITIGKEKTESRKPRGYRKPVSEFVTYY, from the coding sequence ATGACCGAGTTTACACAATTAGTAGAAGAACGGCGCTCGGCGAGCAATTTCCTGGCTGATACACCCATTACCAAAAACGAATTAAATGACATTTTCTCGCTCGTCAAGCTGGGACCATCGGCTTTTAATCTGCAGCATACGAAATATATAACCGTAATGGAGCCAGAACTGAAAGAAAAGATAAGAACGGCTGCCTACGGGCAATATAAAGTGTCAAGCGCTTCAGCCGTGGTTATTGTGCTTGGAGACAAAGGCGCATTTAAGCAGGCTTCACAAATTTACGAGGGTTTAAAAATGCTTGGAATTGTGAACAAGCAAGAATATGATCAAATGGTTGAAGATACCGTCTCCTTTTATGAATCAAGAGGACGAGAATTTCAGCGGGACGAAGCAATCCGGAATGCTTCTTTATCCGCCATGCTGTTTATGCTAGCGGCCAAAGAAAAAGGCTGGGATACATGTCCGATGATTGGATTTGATCCTAAAGCGGTAAGAGAGCTGTTAAATATACATGATGAAGATGAACCCGTTTTAATGATTACGATTGGAAAAGAAAAGACAGAGAGCAGAAAGCCGCGCGGGTACCGAAAACCTGTCAGTGAATTTGTGACGTACTACTAA
- a CDS encoding Gfo/Idh/MocA family oxidoreductase codes for MSKLRVAVIGCGSIAKYRHLPEYKANNQVEVAAVCDIVAERAEEMAAMYDAKAYTDYKEVIALDDIDAVSVCLPNYLHAPVSIDALNAGKHVLCEKPMATSKEEAEAMIEAAKVNNKKLMIAHNQRFVSSHQTAKEIIGSGKLGKIYSFKATFGHPGPEAWSVDGAESWFFNKEQAFIGAMGDLGVHKSDLMRYLLGEFSEVGAFIETNAKQNTEVDDNAVCILRTESGIIGTLSASWAYVSGGDNSTIIYGEKGVLRLEADPEYSLVEEYRNGNVVNHKLDKIQTNEEGGQTNSHVIDHFIESIQENKEPLISGEEGLKSLQIILAALESQETKQIVSLRQEVPLG; via the coding sequence ATGAGTAAATTGAGGGTAGCGGTTATCGGATGTGGGAGTATTGCAAAATATCGTCATCTTCCTGAATATAAAGCGAACAATCAGGTAGAGGTCGCAGCGGTATGCGACATTGTGGCAGAACGTGCAGAAGAAATGGCAGCAATGTACGATGCTAAAGCCTACACCGATTATAAAGAGGTAATAGCTCTTGATGATATTGATGCCGTCAGTGTATGTTTGCCTAACTATCTGCATGCGCCTGTATCCATTGATGCGCTAAATGCAGGCAAGCATGTTTTATGTGAAAAGCCGATGGCTACTTCAAAAGAAGAAGCAGAAGCCATGATTGAAGCGGCAAAAGTAAACAATAAAAAGCTGATGATTGCCCACAACCAGCGTTTCGTGTCTTCCCATCAGACGGCAAAAGAGATCATCGGCAGCGGCAAGCTTGGAAAGATTTACAGCTTTAAAGCAACATTTGGCCATCCGGGGCCTGAAGCGTGGAGTGTAGATGGAGCTGAAAGCTGGTTTTTTAATAAAGAGCAGGCATTTATCGGCGCAATGGGCGATCTTGGCGTACACAAATCAGATTTAATGCGTTATTTGCTTGGCGAGTTTTCAGAAGTAGGTGCGTTCATTGAAACAAATGCAAAACAAAACACGGAAGTGGATGACAATGCGGTTTGTATTCTAAGAACAGAGAGCGGCATTATCGGCACGCTTTCTGCAAGCTGGGCCTACGTTTCGGGCGGCGACAATTCTACGATTATTTATGGAGAAAAGGGGGTGCTTCGTCTAGAAGCGGATCCGGAATATTCCCTCGTTGAAGAATACCGCAACGGTAATGTAGTGAATCATAAATTGGATAAAATCCAAACCAATGAAGAAGGCGGGCAGACAAACTCGCATGTAATTGATCATTTTATTGAAAGCATTCAGGAAAACAAGGAACCGCTTATCAGCGGCGAAGAAGGCTTGAAATCTCTGCAAATTATTTTAGCGGCACTTGAGTCACAGGAGACAAAGCAAATTGTTTCACTAAGACAGGAAGTGCCACTCGGATAA
- a CDS encoding ring-cleaving dioxygenase gives MNKQTAGIHHITAIVGHPQENVDFYAGVLGLRLVKQTVNFDDPGTYHLYFGNEGGKPGTIITFFPWAGARQGTIGDGQVGVTSYVVPKGAIVFWEERLAKFNVPVTKMERFGEQYLEFDDPHGLHLEIVEREEGEKNTWQFGDITPDTAIKGFGGATLLSAQPEKTAHLLEQVMGLKKVSEEGDFVRFQSSADIGNIIDLKRTPIGRGTMGVGTVHHIAWRAEDDQDQLEWQKYVAENGYGVTAVRDRNYFNAIYFREHGEILFEIATDPPGFAHDETFETMGEKLMLPEQYEPRRQQIERVLIPFQVRELD, from the coding sequence ATGAACAAACAAACAGCAGGCATTCACCATATTACAGCGATTGTCGGCCATCCACAGGAAAACGTTGATTTTTACGCAGGTGTACTGGGGCTGCGCCTCGTTAAACAAACGGTGAACTTTGATGACCCCGGAACGTACCACCTTTACTTTGGCAATGAAGGCGGAAAACCGGGAACAATCATTACATTTTTCCCTTGGGCAGGCGCCCGCCAGGGGACGATAGGAGATGGCCAGGTAGGGGTCACTTCTTATGTTGTTCCAAAAGGAGCGATCGTATTTTGGGAAGAACGGCTGGCGAAATTCAATGTGCCGGTTACCAAAATGGAGCGCTTTGGGGAGCAATACCTCGAATTCGACGATCCTCATGGACTTCATTTGGAGATTGTGGAGCGGGAGGAAGGCGAAAAGAATACATGGCAGTTTGGAGACATTACACCAGACACAGCCATTAAAGGGTTTGGCGGGGCTACTTTATTATCAGCCCAGCCGGAAAAAACGGCTCACTTACTGGAGCAGGTGATGGGGCTAAAAAAAGTAAGTGAAGAAGGAGACTTCGTGCGTTTTCAGTCTTCAGCCGACATTGGAAATATCATTGATTTAAAAAGAACGCCGATTGGGCGGGGAACAATGGGTGTTGGTACTGTGCACCATATTGCCTGGCGCGCCGAAGATGATCAGGATCAGCTAGAGTGGCAAAAATATGTGGCTGAAAACGGATATGGCGTGACGGCAGTACGGGACAGAAATTACTTTAATGCCATTTACTTTAGAGAGCATGGTGAAATCCTATTTGAAATTGCGACCGATCCTCCAGGGTTTGCGCATGATGAGACATTTGAAACGATGGGAGAAAAGCTGATGCTGCCGGAGCAGTATGAACCCCGCCGGCAACAAATTGAACGGGTGCTGATCCCTTTCCAGGTAAGAGAACTCGATTAA
- a CDS encoding MarR family transcriptional regulator, protein MEQTYNELKAVTVILRASQAIQDVVRKDVALYGLNPTEFAVLELLYHKGDQPIQVIGKKILISSGSITYVVDKLEQKGYAVRRGCPKDRRVTYAAITQKGRELMEGIFPKHELTMGKVFEGLKPDELHTAIELIKRIGYRAQSLE, encoded by the coding sequence ATGGAACAGACTTATAATGAGCTAAAAGCCGTTACGGTGATTTTGCGTGCTTCCCAGGCGATTCAAGACGTCGTTCGAAAAGATGTAGCGCTCTATGGGTTAAATCCAACAGAGTTTGCGGTTTTGGAATTGCTGTACCATAAAGGCGATCAGCCGATTCAAGTGATTGGCAAAAAAATATTAATTTCAAGCGGCAGTATCACATATGTGGTCGATAAACTCGAACAAAAAGGGTATGCCGTTCGAAGAGGCTGTCCGAAAGACCGCCGTGTCACGTATGCAGCAATTACACAAAAGGGCAGGGAGCTAATGGAGGGAATATTCCCTAAACATGAACTTACGATGGGAAAGGTATTTGAAGGCTTGAAACCTGATGAACTCCATACTGCTATTGAACTGATTAAACGAATTGGCTACCGAGCACAATCGCTTGAATGA
- a CDS encoding alpha/beta hydrolase → MKHLFQKGKDPSKPTLLLLHGTGGNELDLLPLAGKVDEEASILSVRGNVLENGMPRFFRRLAEGIFDEEDLIFRTTELNAFLDEAAETYEFDRNNIIAIGYSNGANIAASLLFHYQHALKAAILHHPMVPRRGIELPDLTGTSVFIAAGTNDPICAPMESKQLQSLLEQANASVDVHWENHGHQLTLTEVEAAADWYRNLSL, encoded by the coding sequence ATGAAACACCTTTTTCAAAAAGGCAAAGACCCCTCAAAGCCTACACTATTACTGCTTCACGGAACAGGTGGCAACGAATTAGATCTGCTGCCTCTTGCCGGGAAAGTAGATGAGGAGGCTTCCATTTTAAGTGTAAGAGGAAACGTACTGGAAAACGGTATGCCGCGTTTTTTCCGGAGACTGGCGGAAGGGATATTCGATGAAGAAGACCTTATTTTCCGCACAACAGAATTAAATGCATTTTTGGATGAAGCGGCTGAAACGTACGAATTTGATCGAAATAATATCATTGCGATTGGCTATTCAAACGGAGCCAATATTGCAGCAAGCTTGCTTTTCCATTATCAGCATGCACTAAAGGCGGCGATTCTTCATCACCCTATGGTGCCTAGAAGAGGCATAGAGCTTCCTGATTTGACTGGAACGTCCGTTTTTATCGCAGCCGGTACGAATGATCCGATTTGTGCCCCGATGGAATCAAAGCAGCTTCAATCTTTACTGGAACAAGCAAACGCATCCGTAGACGTTCACTGGGAAAATCACGGCCACCAGTTAACGCTGACTGAGGTAGAAGCAGCTGCTGACTGGTATCGCAATTTATCACTTTAA
- a CDS encoding asparagine synthase produces MNVREGLIPTVLGSAVTATGYALRQRDGTNKAIANTVFGFGIAHIVLGAIDLVQHRR; encoded by the coding sequence TTGAACGTTCGTGAAGGTTTAATTCCAACTGTATTGGGTTCAGCTGTTACGGCCACTGGATATGCCCTAAGACAAAGAGACGGGACCAATAAAGCCATTGCAAACACTGTGTTTGGTTTTGGAATAGCCCACATAGTATTAGGCGCCATTGACCTCGTGCAGCATCGTCGTTAG
- a CDS encoding flavin reductase family protein has protein sequence MLSIDPSANTERENYKFLIGSIIPRPIAFVTSMSKEGTLNGAPFSYFNIVSSNPPMISLAIQRNQGERKDTARNIVESKEFVVHIVDEQNVEKVNETAANLSPEESEIERAQLTPVESVKISVPGVKEAKIRMECLLEQSLELGGSDAPGCDLIIGKVVQFHIAMDIYENGRINPEGLGAVSRLAGNDYAKIGEIFTIDRPS, from the coding sequence TTGCTTTCCATTGACCCATCTGCAAACACAGAACGAGAAAATTACAAGTTTCTAATAGGGAGCATTATCCCGAGACCGATCGCTTTTGTAACGTCGATGTCAAAAGAAGGAACGCTGAACGGCGCCCCGTTTAGTTATTTCAATATTGTTTCGTCTAACCCTCCGATGATTTCTTTAGCGATTCAACGAAATCAGGGAGAACGAAAAGATACTGCCCGAAACATTGTCGAGTCAAAAGAATTTGTCGTTCATATTGTAGATGAACAAAACGTAGAAAAAGTGAACGAAACGGCTGCCAACCTTTCTCCTGAGGAAAGTGAAATAGAACGGGCACAGCTGACGCCGGTGGAAAGTGTGAAAATTTCCGTTCCAGGCGTAAAGGAAGCAAAAATTCGAATGGAATGCCTGCTGGAGCAGTCATTGGAACTAGGAGGCTCTGATGCTCCTGGGTGTGATTTGATCATCGGAAAAGTCGTGCAGTTTCACATTGCTATGGATATTTATGAAAACGGCAGAATCAATCCAGAGGGATTAGGAGCTGTAAGCAGGCTGGCGGGAAATGATTATGCAAAAATCGGCGAAATCTTTACCATTGACCGCCCAAGCTGA